A window of the Hypomesus transpacificus isolate Combined female chromosome 10, fHypTra1, whole genome shotgun sequence genome harbors these coding sequences:
- the mmp16b gene encoding matrix metalloproteinase-16 isoform X1: MTLVPYSKRKTSDCFYAAAFCLHFLLWIVCAVSGEEHHPFSVEGWLQRYGYLPHTDPRMSVLRSAKTMHEAIAAMQRIYGLNVTGTLDEQTKDDITLSWMRKPRCGVPDKLQGVSRSRKRRYALTGQKWQRTHITYSIKNVTPKVGSRETHDAIRRAFDVWQGVTPLRFEAVPYSALESGRRDVDITIIFASGFHGDSSPFDGEGGFLAHAYFPGPGIGGDTHFDSDEPWTLGNPNHDGNDLFLVAVHELGHALGLEHSNDPTAIMAPFYQYMDTENFKLPHDDLQGIQKIYGPPDRAPQPTRPPPTAPPPRFHPPSDPRKHDRQVRPHRPPQGAKPSNPNAKPNICDGGFNTLAILRQELFVFKDQWFWRVRDNSVVPGYPMQINYFWRGLPSKIDAVYENSEGKFVFFKGNRFWVFKDTTLQPTYPQDISLFGSGMPTQTIETAVWWEDVAKTYFFKGDRYWRYNEDMRTMDPGYPKPITVWKGIPDSPQGAFVDKANGFTYFYKGKEYWKFNNQRLRVEPGYPRSILRDFMGCDGLPADPDWDWSPPDMEDRHYDSGDVDIVIKLDSAGGTEKAVAIAIPCILALCMMVLLYTVFQFRRKSTQRHILYCKRSMQEWV, encoded by the exons ATGACCTTAGTACCCTATTCTAAAAGAAAAACATCAGATTGTTTTTACGCAGCAGCGTTCTGCTTGCATTTTTTGCTCTGGATTGTATGTGCTGTATCCGGAGAGGAGCATCACCCGTTCAGCGTAGAG GGATGGCTACAAAGGTATGGCTACCTGCCTCATACAGACCCCAGAATGTCTGTCCTGCGCTCAGCCAAGACCATGCACGAGGCTATAGCAGCCATGCAGCGCATATACGGTCTCAATGTCACAGGGACACTGGATGAGCAGACCAAgga TGATATCACTCTAAG TTGGATGCGAAAGCCGCGGTGCGGAGTTCCAGACAAACTTCAGGGTGTTTCGAGGTCACGGAAGCGGAGGTATGCGCTGACGGGACAGAAGTGGCAACGCACGCACATCACCTACAG CATCAAGAACGTCACGCCAAAGGTGGGTTCCCGGGAGACCCACGATGCCATACGGCGTGCCTTTGACGTGTGGCAGGGTGTGACTCCGCTGCGTTTCGAGGCCGTTCCGTACAGTGCCCTGGAGAGTGGCAGACGTGACGTGGACATCACCATCATCTTTGCCTCAGGTTTCCATGGAGACAGCTCCCCGTTTGACGGGGAGGGGGGCTTCCTGGCTCACGCCTACTTTCCAGGTCCCGGCATAGGAGGGGACACACACTTTGATTCAGATGAGCCCTGGACCCTGGGCAACCCCAACCACGatg GAAATGACTTGTTTTTGGTTGCGGTGCATGAGCTTGGCCACGCCCTGGGTTTGGAACACTCCAACGATCCCACTGCTATCATGGCTCCTTTCTACCAGTATATGGATACAGAGAACTTCAAACTACCTCACGACGACTTACAGGGCATCCAGAAAATATACG gcccCCCTGACAGAGCCCCCCAGCCTACCAGACCCCCGCccaccgcccctcccccccgcttCCACCCCCCCTCTGACCCCCGCAAGCACGACCGCCAGGTCCGCCCCCACCGCCCTCCCCAGGGGGCCAAGCCCTCCAACCCCAACGCCAAACCCAACATCTGTGATGGCGGCTTCAACACGCTGGCCATCCTGAGGCAGGAGCTGTTTGTGTTCAAG GACCAGTGGTTCTGGAGGGTTAGGGACAACTCTGTGGTTCCTGGTTACCCCATGCAGATCAATTACTTCTGGAGAGGCCTGCCGTCCAAAATCGATGCCGTCTACGAAAATAGCGAGGGGAAGTTTGTGTTCTTTAAAG GAAACCGTTTCTGGGTGTTCAAGGACACGACGCTGCAGCCCACCTACCCTCAGGACATCTCGCTGTTTGGCAGCGGCATGCCGACCCAGACCATCGAGACGGCTGTGTGGTGGGAGGACGTGGCCAAGACCTACTTCTTCAAAGGAGACAG GTACTGGAGGTACAACGAGGACATGAGGACCATGGACCCTGGCTACCCCAAACCCATCACCGTGTGGAAGGGCATCCCAGACTCCCCACAGGGCGCATTTGTGGATAAAGCCAACG gctTCACCTACTTCTACAAAGGGAAGGAGTACTGGAAGTTCAACAACCAGAGGCTGCGGGTGGAGCCAGGCTACCCCAGGTCCATCCTGCGGGACTTCATGGGCTGCGACGGCCTGCCGGCCGACCCCGACTGGGACTGGAGCCCCCCGGACATGGAGGACCGCCACTACGACAGCGGCGACGTGGACATCGTCATCAAGCTGGACAGCGCAGGCGGCACGGAGAAGGCGGTGGCCATCGCCATCCCGTGCATCCTGGCGCTGTGCATGATGGTCCTGCTGTACACTGTGTTCCAGTTCAGAAGGAAGAGCACCCAGAGACACATATTGTACTGCAAGAGGTCCATGCAGGAGTGGGTCTGA
- the mmp16b gene encoding matrix metalloproteinase-16 isoform X2 gives MTLVPYSKRKTSDCFYAAAFCLHFLLWIVCAVSGEEHHPFSVEGWLQRYGYLPHTDPRMSVLRSAKTMHEAIAAMQRIYGLNVTGTLDEQTKDWMRKPRCGVPDKLQGVSRSRKRRYALTGQKWQRTHITYSIKNVTPKVGSRETHDAIRRAFDVWQGVTPLRFEAVPYSALESGRRDVDITIIFASGFHGDSSPFDGEGGFLAHAYFPGPGIGGDTHFDSDEPWTLGNPNHDGNDLFLVAVHELGHALGLEHSNDPTAIMAPFYQYMDTENFKLPHDDLQGIQKIYGPPDRAPQPTRPPPTAPPPRFHPPSDPRKHDRQVRPHRPPQGAKPSNPNAKPNICDGGFNTLAILRQELFVFKDQWFWRVRDNSVVPGYPMQINYFWRGLPSKIDAVYENSEGKFVFFKGNRFWVFKDTTLQPTYPQDISLFGSGMPTQTIETAVWWEDVAKTYFFKGDRYWRYNEDMRTMDPGYPKPITVWKGIPDSPQGAFVDKANGFTYFYKGKEYWKFNNQRLRVEPGYPRSILRDFMGCDGLPADPDWDWSPPDMEDRHYDSGDVDIVIKLDSAGGTEKAVAIAIPCILALCMMVLLYTVFQFRRKSTQRHILYCKRSMQEWV, from the exons ATGACCTTAGTACCCTATTCTAAAAGAAAAACATCAGATTGTTTTTACGCAGCAGCGTTCTGCTTGCATTTTTTGCTCTGGATTGTATGTGCTGTATCCGGAGAGGAGCATCACCCGTTCAGCGTAGAG GGATGGCTACAAAGGTATGGCTACCTGCCTCATACAGACCCCAGAATGTCTGTCCTGCGCTCAGCCAAGACCATGCACGAGGCTATAGCAGCCATGCAGCGCATATACGGTCTCAATGTCACAGGGACACTGGATGAGCAGACCAAgga TTGGATGCGAAAGCCGCGGTGCGGAGTTCCAGACAAACTTCAGGGTGTTTCGAGGTCACGGAAGCGGAGGTATGCGCTGACGGGACAGAAGTGGCAACGCACGCACATCACCTACAG CATCAAGAACGTCACGCCAAAGGTGGGTTCCCGGGAGACCCACGATGCCATACGGCGTGCCTTTGACGTGTGGCAGGGTGTGACTCCGCTGCGTTTCGAGGCCGTTCCGTACAGTGCCCTGGAGAGTGGCAGACGTGACGTGGACATCACCATCATCTTTGCCTCAGGTTTCCATGGAGACAGCTCCCCGTTTGACGGGGAGGGGGGCTTCCTGGCTCACGCCTACTTTCCAGGTCCCGGCATAGGAGGGGACACACACTTTGATTCAGATGAGCCCTGGACCCTGGGCAACCCCAACCACGatg GAAATGACTTGTTTTTGGTTGCGGTGCATGAGCTTGGCCACGCCCTGGGTTTGGAACACTCCAACGATCCCACTGCTATCATGGCTCCTTTCTACCAGTATATGGATACAGAGAACTTCAAACTACCTCACGACGACTTACAGGGCATCCAGAAAATATACG gcccCCCTGACAGAGCCCCCCAGCCTACCAGACCCCCGCccaccgcccctcccccccgcttCCACCCCCCCTCTGACCCCCGCAAGCACGACCGCCAGGTCCGCCCCCACCGCCCTCCCCAGGGGGCCAAGCCCTCCAACCCCAACGCCAAACCCAACATCTGTGATGGCGGCTTCAACACGCTGGCCATCCTGAGGCAGGAGCTGTTTGTGTTCAAG GACCAGTGGTTCTGGAGGGTTAGGGACAACTCTGTGGTTCCTGGTTACCCCATGCAGATCAATTACTTCTGGAGAGGCCTGCCGTCCAAAATCGATGCCGTCTACGAAAATAGCGAGGGGAAGTTTGTGTTCTTTAAAG GAAACCGTTTCTGGGTGTTCAAGGACACGACGCTGCAGCCCACCTACCCTCAGGACATCTCGCTGTTTGGCAGCGGCATGCCGACCCAGACCATCGAGACGGCTGTGTGGTGGGAGGACGTGGCCAAGACCTACTTCTTCAAAGGAGACAG GTACTGGAGGTACAACGAGGACATGAGGACCATGGACCCTGGCTACCCCAAACCCATCACCGTGTGGAAGGGCATCCCAGACTCCCCACAGGGCGCATTTGTGGATAAAGCCAACG gctTCACCTACTTCTACAAAGGGAAGGAGTACTGGAAGTTCAACAACCAGAGGCTGCGGGTGGAGCCAGGCTACCCCAGGTCCATCCTGCGGGACTTCATGGGCTGCGACGGCCTGCCGGCCGACCCCGACTGGGACTGGAGCCCCCCGGACATGGAGGACCGCCACTACGACAGCGGCGACGTGGACATCGTCATCAAGCTGGACAGCGCAGGCGGCACGGAGAAGGCGGTGGCCATCGCCATCCCGTGCATCCTGGCGCTGTGCATGATGGTCCTGCTGTACACTGTGTTCCAGTTCAGAAGGAAGAGCACCCAGAGACACATATTGTACTGCAAGAGGTCCATGCAGGAGTGGGTCTGA